Proteins encoded by one window of Juglans regia cultivar Chandler chromosome 15, Walnut 2.0, whole genome shotgun sequence:
- the LOC109000943 gene encoding glycine-rich RNA-binding protein 3, mitochondrial-like → MAFLSKIGNMLRQRASKQISSEFCALKPSVYQAIRCLSSMSSSKLLIGGLSNATDEQSLKEAFAKYGEVVEARIIMDREIGRSIGFGFVTYTSSEEASSAIQALDGQDLHGSYVRVNYVTDRARPSFGGGNYGGDYGSNAYGGGGGGYGGGGGYDDAGGSGYGSGGYGSGGNYQGGGGKYGSNSYGGGAAGSGSGGYSGDGNYAGGNTYEGVNSGGYGSTAGNYGDGGGGDGGI, encoded by the coding sequence ATGGCTTTCCTAAGTAAAATTGGCAATATGCTTAGACAGAGAGCGAGCAAGCAGATCAGCTCTGAATTTTGTGCTTTGAAACCGTCAGTCTATCAAGCGATACGATGTTTGTCGTCCATGTCAAGTTCTAAACTTCTTATTGGAGGTCTTTCAAATGCCACAGATGAGCAAAGTCTTAAGGAAGCTTTTGCAAAATATGGTGAAGTTGTTGAAGCAAGAATCATTATGGATCGTGAGATTGGTAGATCCATAGGATTTGGCTTTGTTACATACACTTCTAGTGAAGAGGCTTCCAGTGCTATCCAGGCATTGGATGGACAGGATCTTCATGGTAGTTATGTAAGGGTGAATTATGTTACTGATAGGGCTCGCCCCAGCTTTGGAGGTGGCAATTATGGCGGCGACTATGGTTCCAATGCATATGGTGGGGGTGGCGGCGgctatggtggtggtggaggataTGATGATGCTGGTGGTAGTGGATATGGCTCAGGTGGGTATGGTTCTGGTGGGAATTATCAAGGTGGCGGTGGTAAATACGGCAGTAACAGCTATGGAGGTGGTGCTGCTGGTAGTGGAAGTGGTGGCTATAGCGGTGATGGTAATTATGCAGGTGGAAACACTTACGAAGGTGTGAACAGTGGAGGCTATGGCAGTACTGCTGGAAATTAcggtgatggtggtggtggtgatggaGGTATTTGA
- the LOC109000914 gene encoding two-component response regulator ARR12-like isoform X3, which produces MTVENQRAGVVVEDMDQDRFPAGMRVLAVDDNPTCLKLLDTLLRKCQYQVTTTNQAVMALKMLRENRNKFDLVISDVNMPDMDGFKLLELLGLEMDLPVIMLSGHSDTELVMKGVTHGACDYLLKPVRIEELKNIWQHVIRRKKFDSKVQNNSLNEDKACHGAGDSRLGVISTLSADQDGKLCRKRKEQNEDEEEDDEENEHENEDASNQKKPRVVWSVELHRKFVAAVNQLGFEKAVPKKILDLMNVEGLTRENVASHLQKYRLYLKRINSVAAQQASMVAALGGADSSYMRMGSLDGFGEFHSLAGSGRLSSSALSSYTPGEMLGRLNSHASLVLRGITSSGLVQASGQNLSSSINTLGQIQPTPLPSNQSASLFQGVLTSLELTQLQQSKCTSSTGDFNPIKDSRGFTAVSNGFSDTRVTVGSSTSLLPGASSHPLVLQGNPQLPDDRGAFVNQYSLGVASLTPDTFDIGGGGCSNFLDHSNNESWQSAIQLSRFSSNAVPLTPLEDSRGDAHCQEGLMGNVVQDMNYTLKQRWEEHKQDCNQNLNHTVNTKNSVVSANGIISPLGRSLDQNNAICCKSFDVSLISQLHGGALSIGPHGEVEKTALDSKMMINENFLLEQTKSQDGFIQNNYDSLDDIVNTVTKQDDVHLMQEHNQTMLSDVGNSDLMLTLLGLVYETSDS; this is translated from the exons ATGACTGTGGAGAACCAGAGAGCTGGTGTGGTGGTTGAAGATATGGACCAGGACAGGTTCCCGGCGGGTATGCGTGTTCTTGCTGTGGATGACAATCCAACTTGCCTAAAACTGTTGGACACCCTGCTTCGAAAATGCCAGTATCAGG TTACAACGACCAATCAGGCTGTTATGGCATTGAAAATGTTGAGGGAGAACAGAAACAAGTTTGACCTGGTTATCAGTGACGTGAATATGCCAGACATGGATGGTTTTAAGCTCCTTGAGCTTCTGGGGCTTGAAATGGACCTCCCTGTCATTA TGTTGTCAGGCCATAGTGATACTGAGCTTGTGATGAAGGGGGTTACCCATGGTGCATGCGACTATTTGTTGAAACCTGTTCGAATTGAAGAACTCAAAAACATATGGCAACATGTGATcagaagaaagaaatttgacTCCAAGGTTCAAAACAACTCCCTGAATGAAGACAAAGCTTGCCATGGTGCCGGAGACAGTAGACTAGGGGTCATATCAACACTTAGTGCAGATCAGGATGGAAAACTCTGTAGGAAGCGGAAGGAACAaaatgaagatgaggaagaagatgatgaagaaaatgaacacgAGAATGAAGATGCGTCAAATCAGAAGAAGCCTAGGGTAGTTTGGTCTGTAGAGCTGCACAGAAAGTTTGTTGCAGCTGTAAATCAATTAGGGTTCGAAA AGGCTGTTCCtaagaaaattcttgatctaATGAATGTTGAAGGACTTACAAGGGAAAATGTGGCAAGCCATCTGCAG AAATATAGGCTCTACCTGAAAAGAATCAACAGTGTGGCAGCACAGCAAGCTAGTATGGTTGCTGCATTGGGTGGTGCAGATTCCTCGTACATGCGGATGGGTTCACTAGATGGATTCGGGGAGTTTCACTCTTTGGCTGGATCTGGAAGGCTCTCGAGCTCAGCTCTATCATCATATACACCAGGGGAGATGCTTGGTAGACTAAACTCCCATGCCAGTTTGGTACTTCGTGGAATTACTTCTTCTGGACTTGTACAAGCGAGTGGTCAAAACTTGAGCAGCTCCATCAATACTCTTGGGCAGATCCAACCAACTCCATTACCTTCAAACCAAAGTGCAAGTTTATTTCAAGGAGTTCTGACATCATTAGAGTTGACTCAGTTGCAACAGAGCAAGTGCACTTCCTCCACTGGAGATTTCAATCCCATCAAGGATTCAAGAGGTTTTACAGCTGTCTCTAACGGCTTCTCTGACACCAGAGTGACTGTTGGTAGCTCAACTAGTTTATTGCCCGGTGCCTCAAGCCATCCTTTGGTGTTACAAGGGAATCCACAGTTACCGGATGACAGGGGAGCATTTGTAAATCAATATTCCCTTGGAGTGGCTTCACTGACTCCAGACACTTTTGACATTGGCGGTGGGGGTTGTTCTAATTTTTTGGATCATAGTAATAATGAAAGCTGGCAGAGTGCAATTCAGTTATCCAGATTTTCATCAAATGCTGTACCATTGA CTCCTCTAGAGGATTCAAGAGGAGATGCACACTGTCAAGAAGGCTTGATGGGTAATGTTGTACAGGACATGAATTACACATTAAAGCAAAGATGGGAAGAACACAAACAGGATTGCAATCAAAACTTGAACCACACTGTCAATACCAAAAATTCTGTGGTTTCTGCCAATGGTATAATAAGTCCCTTGGGCCGCAGTTTGGACCAAAATAATGCAATCTGCTGCAAGAGTTTTGATGTGTCTTTGATTTCCCAATTACATGGTGGTGCTTTATCCATTGGTCCACACGGTGAGGTTGAGAAAACTGCTCTGGACTCAAAGATGATGATCAATGAGAACTTCCTCTTGGAGCAAACAAAGTCGCAGGATGGTTTCATTCAAAACAATTATGATTCTTTGGATGATATAGTGAATACAGTGACGAAACAG GATGATGTGCACCTGATGCAGGAACATAATCAGACAATGTTGAGTGATGTGGGGAATTCGGATTTGATGCTTACTCTCTTGGGTCTTGTATATGAGACTTCCGATTCTTAG
- the LOC109000914 gene encoding two-component response regulator ARR12-like isoform X1 gives MTVENQRAGVVVEDMDQDRFPAGMRVLAVDDNPTCLKLLDTLLRKCQYQVTTTNQAVMALKMLRENRNKFDLVISDVNMPDMDGFKLLELLGLEMDLPVIMLSGHSDTELVMKGVTHGACDYLLKPVRIEELKNIWQHVIRRKKFDSKVQNNSLNEDKACHGAGDSRLGVISTLSADQDGKLCRKRKEQNEDEEEDDEENEHENEDASNQKKPRVVWSVELHRKFVAAVNQLGFEKAVPKKILDLMNVEGLTRENVASHLQKYRLYLKRINSVAAQQASMVAALGGADSSYMRMGSLDGFGEFHSLAGSGRLSSSALSSYTPGEMLGRLNSHASLVLRGITSSGLVQASGQNLSSSINTLGQIQPTPLPSNQSASLFQGVLTSLELTQLQQSKCTSSTGDFNPIKDSRGFTAVSNGFSDTRVTVGSSTSLLPGASSHPLVLQGNPQLPDDRGAFVNQYSLGVASLTPDTFDIGGGGCSNFLDHSNNESWQSAIQLSRFSSNAVPLSEPFNHNQFPYNNFVISSIGPCTTNGPIDFSSRSAISAPLEDSRGDAHCQEGLMGNVVQDMNYTLKQRWEEHKQDCNQNLNHTVNTKNSVVSANGIISPLGRSLDQNNAICCKSFDVSLISQLHGGALSIGPHGEVEKTALDSKMMINENFLLEQTKSQDGFIQNNYDSLDDIVNTVTKQDDVHLMQEHNQTMLSDVGNSDLMLTLLGLVYETSDS, from the exons ATGACTGTGGAGAACCAGAGAGCTGGTGTGGTGGTTGAAGATATGGACCAGGACAGGTTCCCGGCGGGTATGCGTGTTCTTGCTGTGGATGACAATCCAACTTGCCTAAAACTGTTGGACACCCTGCTTCGAAAATGCCAGTATCAGG TTACAACGACCAATCAGGCTGTTATGGCATTGAAAATGTTGAGGGAGAACAGAAACAAGTTTGACCTGGTTATCAGTGACGTGAATATGCCAGACATGGATGGTTTTAAGCTCCTTGAGCTTCTGGGGCTTGAAATGGACCTCCCTGTCATTA TGTTGTCAGGCCATAGTGATACTGAGCTTGTGATGAAGGGGGTTACCCATGGTGCATGCGACTATTTGTTGAAACCTGTTCGAATTGAAGAACTCAAAAACATATGGCAACATGTGATcagaagaaagaaatttgacTCCAAGGTTCAAAACAACTCCCTGAATGAAGACAAAGCTTGCCATGGTGCCGGAGACAGTAGACTAGGGGTCATATCAACACTTAGTGCAGATCAGGATGGAAAACTCTGTAGGAAGCGGAAGGAACAaaatgaagatgaggaagaagatgatgaagaaaatgaacacgAGAATGAAGATGCGTCAAATCAGAAGAAGCCTAGGGTAGTTTGGTCTGTAGAGCTGCACAGAAAGTTTGTTGCAGCTGTAAATCAATTAGGGTTCGAAA AGGCTGTTCCtaagaaaattcttgatctaATGAATGTTGAAGGACTTACAAGGGAAAATGTGGCAAGCCATCTGCAG AAATATAGGCTCTACCTGAAAAGAATCAACAGTGTGGCAGCACAGCAAGCTAGTATGGTTGCTGCATTGGGTGGTGCAGATTCCTCGTACATGCGGATGGGTTCACTAGATGGATTCGGGGAGTTTCACTCTTTGGCTGGATCTGGAAGGCTCTCGAGCTCAGCTCTATCATCATATACACCAGGGGAGATGCTTGGTAGACTAAACTCCCATGCCAGTTTGGTACTTCGTGGAATTACTTCTTCTGGACTTGTACAAGCGAGTGGTCAAAACTTGAGCAGCTCCATCAATACTCTTGGGCAGATCCAACCAACTCCATTACCTTCAAACCAAAGTGCAAGTTTATTTCAAGGAGTTCTGACATCATTAGAGTTGACTCAGTTGCAACAGAGCAAGTGCACTTCCTCCACTGGAGATTTCAATCCCATCAAGGATTCAAGAGGTTTTACAGCTGTCTCTAACGGCTTCTCTGACACCAGAGTGACTGTTGGTAGCTCAACTAGTTTATTGCCCGGTGCCTCAAGCCATCCTTTGGTGTTACAAGGGAATCCACAGTTACCGGATGACAGGGGAGCATTTGTAAATCAATATTCCCTTGGAGTGGCTTCACTGACTCCAGACACTTTTGACATTGGCGGTGGGGGTTGTTCTAATTTTTTGGATCATAGTAATAATGAAAGCTGGCAGAGTGCAATTCAGTTATCCAGATTTTCATCAAATGCTGTACCATTGAGTGAGCCTTTTAATCACAATCAATTTCCTTATAATAACTTTGTTATATCTTCTATTGGCCCCTGTACTACAAACGGCCCAATTGATTTTTCTTCAAGAAGTGCAATTTCAGCTCCTCTAGAGGATTCAAGAGGAGATGCACACTGTCAAGAAGGCTTGATGGGTAATGTTGTACAGGACATGAATTACACATTAAAGCAAAGATGGGAAGAACACAAACAGGATTGCAATCAAAACTTGAACCACACTGTCAATACCAAAAATTCTGTGGTTTCTGCCAATGGTATAATAAGTCCCTTGGGCCGCAGTTTGGACCAAAATAATGCAATCTGCTGCAAGAGTTTTGATGTGTCTTTGATTTCCCAATTACATGGTGGTGCTTTATCCATTGGTCCACACGGTGAGGTTGAGAAAACTGCTCTGGACTCAAAGATGATGATCAATGAGAACTTCCTCTTGGAGCAAACAAAGTCGCAGGATGGTTTCATTCAAAACAATTATGATTCTTTGGATGATATAGTGAATACAGTGACGAAACAG GATGATGTGCACCTGATGCAGGAACATAATCAGACAATGTTGAGTGATGTGGGGAATTCGGATTTGATGCTTACTCTCTTGGGTCTTGTATATGAGACTTCCGATTCTTAG
- the LOC109000936 gene encoding alpha/beta hydrolase domain-containing protein 17C-like, translating into MGNVTSSVAAKFAFFPPNPPTYDIYREEDGRPVLPGVTADMNVEMNLLNSKGGNKIVAMFWRHPHARFTLLYSHGNAADLGQMHELFIELRAHLRVNVMSYDYSGYGASTGKPSELNTYYDIEAVYNCLKREYGIKQEDLILYGQSVGSGPTLHLASRLRTLRGVVLHSAILSGIRVLYPVKMTFWFDIFKNIDKIRNVSCPVLVIHGTNDEIVDWSHGRRLWELSKEKYEPLWVKGGGHCNLETYPEYIKHLRKFINAMEKLSFMIPQTAQLTSNTSFTEQVRRNKCLRFGK; encoded by the exons ATGGGCAATGTGACGTCGAGTGTGGCTGCAAAGTTCGCATTTTTCCCACCAAACCCGCCAACGTATGATATATACAGAGAAGAGGATGGGAGGCCGGTATTACCTGGGGTGACGGCGGACATGAACGTGGAAATGAATTTGCTGAACAGCAAAGGCGGGAACAAGATTGTTGCCATGTTCTGGAGGCATCCCCATGCTCGGTTCACGTTGCTGTACTCGCATGGCAACGCTGCAGACCTTGGTCAGATGCACGAGCTCTTCATCGAGCTCAGGGCTCACCTGCGTGTCAATGTCATGAG CTATGATTATTCAGGATATGGAGCATCCACCGGTAAG CCTTCTGAGTTGAACACATATTACGACATAGAGGCTGTGTACAATTGTTTGAAGAGGGAATATGGGATTAAGCAAGAGGATTTGATATTGTATGGCCAATCTGTTGGAAGTGGGCCGACTCTGCATTTGGCTTCTCGGTTACGCACGTTGAGGGGTGTTGTTCTTCATAGTGCCATTCTTTCTGGCATTCGGGTGTTGTATCCGGTCAAGATGACATTTTGGTTCGACATTTTCAAA AATATAGACAAAATACGGAATGTCAGCTGTCCAGTTTTAGTAATACAT GGAACAAATGATGAGATTGTTGATTGGTCACATGGAAGGCGTTTGTGGGAACTTTCCAAGGAAAAATATGAACCCTTATGGGTGAAGGGTGGTGGCCATTGCAACCTCGAAACTTATCCCGAGTACATTAAGCACTTGCGTAAGTTCATAAATGCAATGGAGAAACTCTCATTCATGATACCACAGACGGCACAACTCACTTCTAACACCAGTTTTACAGAACAAGTGAGACGCAATAAGTGCTTgagatttggaaaatga
- the LOC109000914 gene encoding two-component response regulator ARR12-like isoform X2: protein MTVENQRAGVVVEDMDQDRFPAGMRVLAVDDNPTCLKLLDTLLRKCQYQVTTTNQAVMALKMLRENRNKFDLVISDVNMPDMDGFKLLELLGLEMDLPVIMLSGHSDTELVMKGVTHGACDYLLKPVRIEELKNIWQHVIRRKKFDSKVQNNSLNEDKACHGAGDSRLGVISTLSADQDGKLCRKRKEQNEDEEEDDEENEHENEDASNQKKPRVVWSVELHRKFVAAVNQLGFEKAVPKKILDLMNVEGLTRENVASHLQKYRLYLKRINSVAAQQASMVAALGGADSSYMRMGSLDGFGEFHSLAGSGRLSSSALSSYTPGEMLGRLNSHASLVLRGITSSGLVQASGQNLSSSINTLGQIQPTPLPSNQSASLFQGVLTSLELTQLQQSKCTSSTGDFNPIKDSRGFTAVSNGFSDTRVTVGSSTSLLPGASSHPLVLQGNPQLPDDRGAFVNQYSLGVASLTPDTFDIGGGGCSNFLDHSNNESWQSAIQLSRFSSNAVPLSEPFNHNQFPYNNFVISSIGPCTTNGPIDFSSRSAISAPLEDSRGDAHCQEGLMGNVVQDMNYTLKQRWEEHKQDCNQNLNHTVNTKNSVVSANGIISPLGRSLDQNNAICCKSFDVSLISQLHGGALSIGPHGEVEKTALDSKMMINENFLLEQTKSQDGFIQNNYDSLDDIVNTVTKQEHNQTMLSDVGNSDLMLTLLGLVYETSDS from the exons ATGACTGTGGAGAACCAGAGAGCTGGTGTGGTGGTTGAAGATATGGACCAGGACAGGTTCCCGGCGGGTATGCGTGTTCTTGCTGTGGATGACAATCCAACTTGCCTAAAACTGTTGGACACCCTGCTTCGAAAATGCCAGTATCAGG TTACAACGACCAATCAGGCTGTTATGGCATTGAAAATGTTGAGGGAGAACAGAAACAAGTTTGACCTGGTTATCAGTGACGTGAATATGCCAGACATGGATGGTTTTAAGCTCCTTGAGCTTCTGGGGCTTGAAATGGACCTCCCTGTCATTA TGTTGTCAGGCCATAGTGATACTGAGCTTGTGATGAAGGGGGTTACCCATGGTGCATGCGACTATTTGTTGAAACCTGTTCGAATTGAAGAACTCAAAAACATATGGCAACATGTGATcagaagaaagaaatttgacTCCAAGGTTCAAAACAACTCCCTGAATGAAGACAAAGCTTGCCATGGTGCCGGAGACAGTAGACTAGGGGTCATATCAACACTTAGTGCAGATCAGGATGGAAAACTCTGTAGGAAGCGGAAGGAACAaaatgaagatgaggaagaagatgatgaagaaaatgaacacgAGAATGAAGATGCGTCAAATCAGAAGAAGCCTAGGGTAGTTTGGTCTGTAGAGCTGCACAGAAAGTTTGTTGCAGCTGTAAATCAATTAGGGTTCGAAA AGGCTGTTCCtaagaaaattcttgatctaATGAATGTTGAAGGACTTACAAGGGAAAATGTGGCAAGCCATCTGCAG AAATATAGGCTCTACCTGAAAAGAATCAACAGTGTGGCAGCACAGCAAGCTAGTATGGTTGCTGCATTGGGTGGTGCAGATTCCTCGTACATGCGGATGGGTTCACTAGATGGATTCGGGGAGTTTCACTCTTTGGCTGGATCTGGAAGGCTCTCGAGCTCAGCTCTATCATCATATACACCAGGGGAGATGCTTGGTAGACTAAACTCCCATGCCAGTTTGGTACTTCGTGGAATTACTTCTTCTGGACTTGTACAAGCGAGTGGTCAAAACTTGAGCAGCTCCATCAATACTCTTGGGCAGATCCAACCAACTCCATTACCTTCAAACCAAAGTGCAAGTTTATTTCAAGGAGTTCTGACATCATTAGAGTTGACTCAGTTGCAACAGAGCAAGTGCACTTCCTCCACTGGAGATTTCAATCCCATCAAGGATTCAAGAGGTTTTACAGCTGTCTCTAACGGCTTCTCTGACACCAGAGTGACTGTTGGTAGCTCAACTAGTTTATTGCCCGGTGCCTCAAGCCATCCTTTGGTGTTACAAGGGAATCCACAGTTACCGGATGACAGGGGAGCATTTGTAAATCAATATTCCCTTGGAGTGGCTTCACTGACTCCAGACACTTTTGACATTGGCGGTGGGGGTTGTTCTAATTTTTTGGATCATAGTAATAATGAAAGCTGGCAGAGTGCAATTCAGTTATCCAGATTTTCATCAAATGCTGTACCATTGAGTGAGCCTTTTAATCACAATCAATTTCCTTATAATAACTTTGTTATATCTTCTATTGGCCCCTGTACTACAAACGGCCCAATTGATTTTTCTTCAAGAAGTGCAATTTCAGCTCCTCTAGAGGATTCAAGAGGAGATGCACACTGTCAAGAAGGCTTGATGGGTAATGTTGTACAGGACATGAATTACACATTAAAGCAAAGATGGGAAGAACACAAACAGGATTGCAATCAAAACTTGAACCACACTGTCAATACCAAAAATTCTGTGGTTTCTGCCAATGGTATAATAAGTCCCTTGGGCCGCAGTTTGGACCAAAATAATGCAATCTGCTGCAAGAGTTTTGATGTGTCTTTGATTTCCCAATTACATGGTGGTGCTTTATCCATTGGTCCACACGGTGAGGTTGAGAAAACTGCTCTGGACTCAAAGATGATGATCAATGAGAACTTCCTCTTGGAGCAAACAAAGTCGCAGGATGGTTTCATTCAAAACAATTATGATTCTTTGGATGATATAGTGAATACAGTGACGAAACAG GAACATAATCAGACAATGTTGAGTGATGTGGGGAATTCGGATTTGATGCTTACTCTCTTGGGTCTTGTATATGAGACTTCCGATTCTTAG
- the LOC109000914 gene encoding two-component response regulator ORR23-like isoform X4 — MTVENQRAGVVVEDMDQDRFPAGMRVLAVDDNPTCLKLLDTLLRKCQYQVTTTNQAVMALKMLRENRNKFDLVISDVNMPDMDGFKLLELLGLEMDLPVIMLSGHSDTELVMKGVTHGACDYLLKPVRIEELKNIWQHVIRRKKFDSKVQNNSLNEDKACHGAGDSRLGVISTLSADQDGKLCRKRKEQNEDEEEDDEENEHENEDASNQKKPRVVWSVELHRKFVAAVNQLGFEKAVPKKILDLMNVEGLTRENVASHLQKYRLYLKRINSVAAQQASMVAALGGADSSYMRMGSLDGFGEFHSLAGSGRLSSSALSSYTPGEMLGRLNSHASLVLRGITSSGLVQASGQNLSSSINTLGQIQPTPLPSNQSASLFQGVLTSLELTQLQQSKCTSSTGDFNPIKDSRGFTAVSNGFSDTRVTVGSSTSLLPGASSHPLVLQGNPQLPDDRGAFVNQYSLGVASLTPDTFDIGGGGCSNFLDHSNNESWQSAIQLSRFSSNAVPLRHELHIKAKMGRTQTGLQSKLEPHCQYQKFCGFCQWYNKSLGPQFGPK, encoded by the exons ATGACTGTGGAGAACCAGAGAGCTGGTGTGGTGGTTGAAGATATGGACCAGGACAGGTTCCCGGCGGGTATGCGTGTTCTTGCTGTGGATGACAATCCAACTTGCCTAAAACTGTTGGACACCCTGCTTCGAAAATGCCAGTATCAGG TTACAACGACCAATCAGGCTGTTATGGCATTGAAAATGTTGAGGGAGAACAGAAACAAGTTTGACCTGGTTATCAGTGACGTGAATATGCCAGACATGGATGGTTTTAAGCTCCTTGAGCTTCTGGGGCTTGAAATGGACCTCCCTGTCATTA TGTTGTCAGGCCATAGTGATACTGAGCTTGTGATGAAGGGGGTTACCCATGGTGCATGCGACTATTTGTTGAAACCTGTTCGAATTGAAGAACTCAAAAACATATGGCAACATGTGATcagaagaaagaaatttgacTCCAAGGTTCAAAACAACTCCCTGAATGAAGACAAAGCTTGCCATGGTGCCGGAGACAGTAGACTAGGGGTCATATCAACACTTAGTGCAGATCAGGATGGAAAACTCTGTAGGAAGCGGAAGGAACAaaatgaagatgaggaagaagatgatgaagaaaatgaacacgAGAATGAAGATGCGTCAAATCAGAAGAAGCCTAGGGTAGTTTGGTCTGTAGAGCTGCACAGAAAGTTTGTTGCAGCTGTAAATCAATTAGGGTTCGAAA AGGCTGTTCCtaagaaaattcttgatctaATGAATGTTGAAGGACTTACAAGGGAAAATGTGGCAAGCCATCTGCAG AAATATAGGCTCTACCTGAAAAGAATCAACAGTGTGGCAGCACAGCAAGCTAGTATGGTTGCTGCATTGGGTGGTGCAGATTCCTCGTACATGCGGATGGGTTCACTAGATGGATTCGGGGAGTTTCACTCTTTGGCTGGATCTGGAAGGCTCTCGAGCTCAGCTCTATCATCATATACACCAGGGGAGATGCTTGGTAGACTAAACTCCCATGCCAGTTTGGTACTTCGTGGAATTACTTCTTCTGGACTTGTACAAGCGAGTGGTCAAAACTTGAGCAGCTCCATCAATACTCTTGGGCAGATCCAACCAACTCCATTACCTTCAAACCAAAGTGCAAGTTTATTTCAAGGAGTTCTGACATCATTAGAGTTGACTCAGTTGCAACAGAGCAAGTGCACTTCCTCCACTGGAGATTTCAATCCCATCAAGGATTCAAGAGGTTTTACAGCTGTCTCTAACGGCTTCTCTGACACCAGAGTGACTGTTGGTAGCTCAACTAGTTTATTGCCCGGTGCCTCAAGCCATCCTTTGGTGTTACAAGGGAATCCACAGTTACCGGATGACAGGGGAGCATTTGTAAATCAATATTCCCTTGGAGTGGCTTCACTGACTCCAGACACTTTTGACATTGGCGGTGGGGGTTGTTCTAATTTTTTGGATCATAGTAATAATGAAAGCTGGCAGAGTGCAATTCAGTTATCCAGATTTTCATCAAATGCTGTACCATTGA GACATGAATTACACATTAAAGCAAAGATGGGAAGAACACAAACAGGATTGCAATCAAAACTTGAACCACACTGTCAATACCAAAAATTCTGTGGTTTCTGCCAATGGTATAATAAGTCCCTTGGGCCGCAGTTTGGACCAAAATAA